The candidate division KSB1 bacterium genomic sequence CTGCCACTCTCCAATCTCCTGCTTGTATCAAAGCGAGGCGGCTAACGGCCTGCGCTTCAGCCGCCGCCCGAAGGGCGGTCGGCTGGAAGCGCGTGTTGGGCGGCGTTCTAATCATGGCCTGCTCAAAAAATCAACCAGTAACCGGGTATACCCTTGTGCACGATTGAGGTAAGGGAAATGCCCTGCGCCAGAGAAGGTATGCACAGTCGCATCTGGATAGGTGGCTTTCAATTGTTCCCGTAGCGTCAATTCCACCAAGGGATCATTGTCCGACTCGATGATCATTACAGGTATCTTTGGGGTGGGCGCTGTAAACTTCTCAATCACACAATAGTAGCGTCCAAGCAGTTGCGCCTTACTCATCCGCCCGTAGCCCATCTCATTTAGAAAGGCCAAGGTCAACTCATCGTTACCCGAGGTCGGGTAAATGGTTTGCTGGAAATTGCCCCGAAACACAGACAGCACCAGCCATTCAGGCAGATAGGGGAGTATCGTCCCTAATGTGCGGTTCTTTTCCGCAATCAGGTCATTCGGCGGGAACGTGGTTGCCACGACAGCACGCTGAACGCGGTCTGGGTGTTTGGTTATAAGATATTGGGCGAAGTATCCGCCCAGGGAGGTGCCAACAACATTGAAGTCTCTTACCCCTTCCTTTTCCAAAATAGTCAAAACCCCTGTTTCTAATTCTTCCAGACTTCGGACAGGGGGATAGGTAACCGAGATAATGCGATATTGCCCCTTGAGCGCATCAATCTGTTGCCACCAAATGTCATAAGCACCCGTCATGCCGTGAAGGAAGAGAATGGTTTCCTGACCCTCTCCTGCAGTGATGTATTCCCAGGTTGCACCGTCAGCTTGAAGTCGTTGAGGTGGATTTGCTTGGCGAAAAGACTGGAGTGAGTTAACAATAGCAGGATCAACCTTGGCGTACAATGCGTCAAACGGAACTCTGGGTACTGGCCAAAGGTAAAGAATGCTTAGCCCTGCAATGATGAGCAAGGGAACAATCCACTTGAGTTTTGAACGCATACGACTTTCTCCTTTCGGTAAGCCGCCCAACGTTGGGCTTCACCGGCGGCGCGGAGCGGAGCGAAGCACCGTCCGGTGCAAGCCGGTGTTGGGCGAGAGACTTTGGCCGGCCTGCCGCTGACCCGCAGAACCCGTGCCGCTCGCACGCCGTTGACGGGCTGAACCCTGAGAGGTTGCAATGTGACCCCGAACAAGCATGTCTTTCGTCTTGCGTCTGTCGCCTGCCCAGTCTGCCAACGTTGCCTTCAAATTTCGTCGCTCGCCGCCGGCTCAAACCTGGCCCGCCTGACCTGTGCTCTGCGCCAAGGGTTAGCCCAGCCTGCCAACGTCGCCGTCACGGTTCATCAGCCATCGCCGGCTCACACTCAGCCCATCCGACTTTTGCTCCACGACACCATTGGCCCATCGCACCCAACCCTGCTGCCACTACTTTTCACTGACCATCACCCTCAGCCCTTCGCCGCTCCCCTTCCCTGCCACCGCCCGCCTGTCCTTACGCACACCGTTGGCGTCTACCGCCCAACGGCCTGCGCTTCACCTGCGCCGCGAAGCGCAGCGGAGCGGCGTCAGGTGCAAGCGCGTGTTGGGCGGCTGTGAGACCTGATAAACTTTGCGCATCTATTTGACCCAGCGATTCGTCAGTGCTTCGCCGATCGCGCGCAGACGGCCGTCGCCTTCTTCCAGCGTGGGAACCAGCCAGCCGCCTTCCGAGAGTTCATTCCATGCATACTCAATTACCGTTTGCGGTTCAGCGGCGTCGGGATACGTCCACATCCAATCAACGGCTTCCATGACGTGCGCCGCGAGTTGTTCTGGCGACGCCCGCTCCACCACGGGACCGGACTTGTAGCCGCCGTAGCCCGCCACGTCATCCCGATGCGGGCGCGGGTCCCAGCCCAGGCTGGCGACGGGAACGGTCTTCAAGCCTGCGGCGCGGAAACTCTCCCACAGGTCGCGGTCCGCCTGCGCCAGCGCGTCGTAGCCGTAGTAGGTGTAGTCGGCGGTGTTGTCGTAGCCGCCCGGAATGAATCCAACGTAGGAGGTGACTGCGTCCACGCCGAGTTCGGTCATTGCGCGATGTCCTTCCTCCGCCGATAAAACCATCGCCACGAGATAGGGATTCTGCAAGCCGCGCTCCTGCGCGTAGCGGCGAAAATCATCCAGCATTTCGCGCATCCGCTCCCAACTGCCCCACATCCTGCCCACATCCTGGCCCCACAGGAAGAAGTACACCAGCGGGCGTCCGTCCAGAACGGTTTGATACGACGGTTCCTGCATCTGCGTCACCGCTTCTTCGACCTGAAAATTCCAGTTGTGTTCGCCAAAGTTGCTATCTTTGTATCCCAACACCCCGAGCATGAGCGCGAATTTGACCAGATGTTTGTATTGGCTGGAGAGATAATACTGGCGGCTGAGGTTCATGTCCTCCCACACCAGGCCGATACCTTCATCGGTGGGGAGAGGGTTTCCCTGTTCATCGCGCAGGATGTACATGTGGAAAATCCAGTAATCAATGCCGCCTGCGGCGGCGTACAGGATTTCCTGATCCATCACCTCCTGCGAATCGGACGCCATTTGCACCTGTACGGTTGCACCACTATCTGCATGATGCCGTTTTCCGCAGGGGGGAGAGGGAAGAAGAGCGCGCCGTTTTGGTTGGCGTTCACGCTGTACGTCTGGGCGACAACCTCCGCGCAGGCGTTTTCCAGCGGCTGAATGGTGTTCACCGTCACCGTGTACCCGCTGTTGGGGTTCAGTCCCTGCACTTCGAGATGGAAGAACGGGAGCGCCGCGCCGTCGCGCTGGACGAGGACAATTTGGGTGGCCTCTCCCTGTCTCGCGGCGGCGAAGCGCACGCCCGAAACATCCACATCCCCTTTGCCTGCAAATGCGGCGGAGACAAAATTCCCGTCGCGCAGGTCGCTGATGAAGTAGAGCGCATGATAGGTTGCCCGCAGGCACTCGATTTCGGAGGGCGGGATGTTGCAAGGGTAGTTCGAGTCGCCCAAATACATCCAGTCATGGATGGTGGAGACAAGCGAGTTGTAAGGAAACCCACAGCGATAATCAGGGAACGCGGGACCATCGAAATTCCACGTGTAATAATACGCGGATTGGATGCGACGTTCCGCGCCGACTTCCAGCATGTCAATGATCATGGCGGCGAGATGCGCGGCTTCTTTCAGCACGCGCGCCTCGTCGGGCATCGAGCCGT encodes the following:
- a CDS encoding alpha/beta hydrolase; this translates as MRSKLKWIVPLLIIAGLSILYLWPVPRVPFDALYAKVDPAIVNSLQSFRQANPPQRLQADGATWEYITAGEGQETILFLHGMTGAYDIWWQQIDALKGQYRIISVTYPPVRSLEELETGVLTILEKEGVRDFNVVGTSLGGYFAQYLITKHPDRVQRAVVATTFPPNDLIAEKNRTLGTILPYLPEWLVLSVFRGNFQQTIYPTSGNDELTLAFLNEMGYGRMSKAQLLGRYYCVIEKFTAPTPKIPVMIIESDNDPLVELTLREQLKATYPDATVHTFSGAGHFPYLNRAQGYTRLLVDFLSRP
- a CDS encoding glycoside hydrolase family 99-like domain-containing protein gives rise to the protein MDQEILYAAAGGIDYWIFHMYILRDEQGNPLPTDEGIGLVWEDMNLSRQYYLSSQYKHLVKFALMLGVLGYKDSNFGEHNWNFQVEEAVTQMQEPSYQTVLDGRPLVYFFLWGQDVGRMWGSWERMREMLDDFRRYAQERGLQNPYLVAMVLSAEEGHRAMTELGVDAVTSYVGFIPGGYDNTADYTYYGYDALAQADRDLWESFRAAGLKTVPVASLGWDPRPHRDDVAGYGGYKSGPVVERASPEQLAAHVMEAVDWMWTYPDAAEPQTVIEYAWNELSEGGWLVPTLEEGDGRLRAIGEALTNRWVK